Proteins encoded in a region of the Sphingomonas sp. OV641 genome:
- a CDS encoding CAP family protein — protein sequence MTLQRHLLALALLLAGCAQGPERVVEETLTEKPAPRGGALLRQVMLEGHNRARALAGVPPLQWDEALVASARAYAEEMAQTRRFAHAEQPHGPTRQGENLWTGTRSAYRFEEMLGHWAAEGRDFVNGVTPAFSRTGKWQDVSHYTQMIWRNTTRVGCAIASNRRDDYLVCRYSPPGNVVGERTL from the coding sequence ATGACGCTTCAACGCCACCTCCTCGCGCTCGCCCTTCTGCTAGCTGGCTGCGCGCAGGGGCCAGAGCGCGTGGTGGAGGAGACGCTGACGGAAAAGCCGGCACCGCGCGGCGGCGCCTTGCTTCGCCAGGTGATGCTGGAAGGGCACAACCGGGCACGTGCGCTAGCAGGCGTGCCGCCGCTGCAATGGGACGAGGCGCTGGTCGCCTCCGCGCGCGCCTATGCCGAAGAAATGGCGCAAACGCGGCGGTTCGCCCATGCGGAGCAGCCTCATGGTCCCACCCGCCAGGGCGAAAACCTCTGGACCGGAACGCGCAGCGCCTATCGGTTCGAGGAGATGCTGGGCCATTGGGCGGCCGAGGGGCGCGACTTCGTGAACGGCGTCACGCCCGCGTTCAGCCGGACCGGCAAATGGCAGGATGTATCGCATTACACGCAGATGATCTGGCGCAACACGACGCGCGTCGGCTGTGCGATCGCATCAAACCGGCGGGACGATTATCTGGTCTGCCGGTACAGCCCTCCAGGCAATGTGGTGGGCGAACGGACGCTGTGA
- the rph gene encoding ribonuclease PH → MRPSGRAPDQMRAITIQPNFTRHAEGSVLIGFGDTRVLVTASVEERVPPFLRGKGQGWVTAEYGMLPRATHTRGSREAAKGKQSGRTQEIQRLIGRSLRAVTDMTALGERQIVLDCDVIQADGGTRTASISGAWVALRLAVNGLMKAGKIEKDPISQKVAAVSCGIFKGNPVLDLDYDEDSNADADANFVLLENGHIAEAQATAEHATYDEEALLRLLRLARIGCTEIFAAQDRAVRA, encoded by the coding sequence ATGCGTCCCAGCGGCCGTGCGCCTGATCAGATGCGCGCCATCACCATCCAGCCGAACTTCACCCGTCACGCCGAGGGATCGGTGCTGATCGGCTTCGGCGACACGCGCGTGCTCGTCACCGCCAGCGTTGAGGAGCGGGTGCCCCCGTTCCTGCGCGGCAAGGGGCAGGGCTGGGTCACCGCCGAATATGGCATGCTGCCCCGCGCCACGCACACCCGCGGCAGCCGCGAAGCGGCCAAGGGCAAGCAATCCGGTCGTACCCAGGAAATCCAGCGGCTGATCGGCCGGTCGCTGCGCGCGGTCACCGACATGACGGCGCTGGGTGAGCGGCAGATCGTGCTCGATTGCGACGTGATCCAGGCGGACGGCGGCACACGCACCGCATCGATCTCCGGCGCTTGGGTCGCGTTGCGACTGGCGGTCAATGGCCTGATGAAGGCCGGCAAGATCGAAAAGGATCCGATCTCGCAGAAGGTGGCGGCGGTAAGCTGCGGCATCTTCAAGGGGAATCCGGTGCTCGACCTCGATTACGACGAGGATTCGAACGCGGACGCGGACGCCAATTTCGTGCTGCTCGAAAATGGTCACATTGCGGAGGCGCAGGCGACGGCCGAGCACGCGACCTATGATGAGGAGGCGCTGCTGCGGCTGCTCCGGCTGGCGCGCATCGGCTGCACCGAGATCTTCGCGGCGCAGGATCGGGCGGTCCGCGCATGA
- the hemW gene encoding radical SAM family heme chaperone HemW has product MTSDNALALYVHWPFCVSKCPYCDFNSHVRASVDQAIWRESLLADLAHEASVLAGRRLTSIFFGGGTPSLMPPETVAAVLQAAERHWGFAPGIEITLEANPSSVESACFADLASAGVNRVSLGLQALDNSALHFLGRAHDVSEGLAALEIAQRVFPRVSFDLIYARPGQSLDAWTAELKQALAFGTEHLSLYQLTIEPGTRFATEAAAGRLTIPDGDAAADLFEATRAITAAAGLPAYEISNHARPGAESRHNLAYWRYQTYAGVGPGAHGRRGGLATLRRKKPENWLAAVARNGHGIESEEPLAPGTQASEALLMGLRLREGVDLARIARLAGGMDTHDLVDERAIARLAGLIERDGDRLRVTEQGMLLLDAILPEVVRVGVPA; this is encoded by the coding sequence ATGACTTCCGACAATGCTCTGGCCCTCTACGTCCATTGGCCGTTCTGCGTGTCCAAATGCCCGTACTGCGACTTCAACAGCCATGTGCGCGCAAGCGTCGACCAGGCGATCTGGCGCGAATCGCTGCTGGCCGATCTCGCGCATGAGGCATCGGTTCTGGCCGGGCGCAGGCTGACGTCGATCTTCTTCGGTGGCGGCACGCCTTCGCTGATGCCGCCCGAGACGGTCGCGGCGGTGTTGCAGGCGGCGGAGCGACACTGGGGTTTCGCGCCGGGCATTGAGATCACGCTGGAAGCCAACCCATCGTCCGTGGAATCCGCCTGTTTCGCCGATCTCGCCTCGGCCGGCGTGAACCGCGTCTCTTTGGGGCTGCAGGCGCTCGACAACAGTGCGCTTCATTTTCTCGGCCGGGCGCATGACGTGAGCGAGGGGCTGGCCGCTCTTGAGATTGCCCAGCGCGTGTTCCCGCGCGTCAGCTTTGATCTGATCTATGCCCGCCCTGGTCAGTCGCTCGACGCCTGGACCGCCGAGCTGAAGCAGGCACTGGCGTTCGGCACCGAGCATCTGTCGTTGTACCAGTTGACGATCGAGCCCGGAACGCGGTTCGCGACGGAAGCGGCCGCCGGTCGCCTTACCATTCCTGACGGGGATGCGGCAGCGGACCTGTTCGAGGCGACTCGCGCGATCACCGCTGCCGCCGGCCTACCTGCGTACGAGATCAGCAATCATGCCCGCCCCGGCGCGGAAAGCCGCCACAACCTCGCTTACTGGCGGTACCAGACCTATGCGGGTGTCGGGCCCGGGGCGCACGGCCGTCGCGGCGGGCTTGCCACCCTGCGCCGGAAGAAGCCGGAGAACTGGCTCGCCGCCGTCGCACGCAACGGCCACGGCATCGAAAGCGAGGAGCCGCTCGCCCCCGGCACCCAGGCCTCGGAAGCCTTGCTGATGGGGCTGCGATTGCGTGAGGGCGTCGATCTGGCGCGTATCGCGCGGCTGGCCGGCGGCATGGACACCCATGACCTCGTCGATGAACGTGCGATCGCGCGCCTCGCCGGATTGATCGAGCGAGATGGTGACCGCCTTCGTGTCACCGAGCAGGGGATGCTGCTGCTGGATGCAATCCTGCCGGAGGTGGTGCGGGTCGGGGTGCCGGCCTGA
- the rdgB gene encoding RdgB/HAM1 family non-canonical purine NTP pyrophosphatase: MSGEGNEPQAIRKLKPGRLVIASHNPGKVREIAALLDGHGIEAVSAKELDLPEPEETGTTFVMNAELKARAAADLSGLPALADDSGLCVEALGGDPGIFSARWAGEAKDFDEAMRRVNDKIAAIDDASRDAHFICALALAWPDGHVEWFEGRVDGTLVWPPRGDKGFGYDPMFLPEGRTETFGEMDQVEKHAISHRADAFRQLVAAVF; the protein is encoded by the coding sequence ATGAGCGGCGAGGGAAATGAGCCGCAGGCGATCCGCAAGCTGAAACCGGGCAGGCTGGTGATCGCCAGCCACAACCCCGGCAAGGTCCGCGAGATTGCCGCACTGCTCGACGGGCATGGCATCGAAGCGGTGTCGGCCAAGGAGCTGGACCTTCCCGAGCCCGAGGAGACCGGCACTACCTTCGTCATGAACGCCGAGCTGAAGGCGCGGGCGGCCGCCGACCTTTCCGGTCTTCCCGCACTTGCCGACGACAGCGGCCTCTGTGTCGAGGCGCTCGGCGGCGATCCGGGCATTTTCTCCGCGCGCTGGGCTGGGGAAGCCAAGGATTTCGACGAAGCGATGCGGCGGGTGAACGACAAGATCGCCGCGATCGATGACGCGTCCCGCGACGCCCATTTCATCTGCGCCCTCGCGCTTGCCTGGCCGGACGGGCACGTGGAATGGTTCGAAGGCCGGGTCGATGGCACGCTGGTTTGGCCTCCTCGCGGGGACAAGGGCTTCGGCTACGATCCCATGTTCCTGCCCGAGGGGCGCACCGAGACCTTCGGTGAAATGGATCAGGTCGAGAAGCATGCGATCAGCCATCGCGCCGACGCCTTCCGGCAGCTGGTCGCCGCGGTTTTCTGA